The proteins below are encoded in one region of Helianthus annuus cultivar XRQ/B chromosome 2, HanXRQr2.0-SUNRISE, whole genome shotgun sequence:
- the LOC110924726 gene encoding uncharacterized protein LOC110924726, translated as MKDSSWFASTSKTPHKNKGSNPENSMIGILSFEASRLMLRVVNLWHCLTDRQMSRLNEEVRYSLGIRTLVSDNHAYLIDLALAEIIDTLKGVAISVARLGKKCLDPVYQNLDYVFEDPFRIDLKWSGWEYRLKKMEKRVKKMKKFASAMSEYYEELEELSGLETRLKKMESNGVNQGQLQEFRQKVIWKREAVSGLREMSPWVRSYDYIVRLLLRSLFTIVERIKVVFGVTTEHTSSKVRDLSHGGCFVPKNSVSALTRASVYPSEGAFRRSMSNLGHRPVLCGRYPSAACSPRVHGNFQKNGFSPIKKGSFSFGSKRRLVNGQEPTLGKAALALRYANIIIFIETLATSPRVISSEAREDLYDMLTTNLKQSLRQKLILSKRESLLAYDERVALGRRSSVQRILDWLSPLAHNMIKWYSERNFEKQPMGSEGNVLLVRTLYYADQAMSEIVITELIVGLHYVSRFSQELTDRSLMGSA; from the coding sequence ATGAAAGATTCATCCTGGTTTGCTTCTACGTCGAAAACTCCACACAAAAACAAAGGTTCAAATCCCGAAAACTCCATGATTGGGATCTTATCATTCGAAGCTTCAAGATTGATGCTACGAGTAGTTAATTTATGGCATTGCTTAACCGATAGACAGATGTCAAGACTAAATGAAGAAGTCAGATATTCGCTTGGCATTCGTACGCTTGTTTCAGACAATCATGCTTATCTCATTGATCTCGCTCTAGCTGAGATCATCGATACCTTAAAAGGTGTGGCCATATCAGTCGCTAGGCTCGGGAAAAAGTGTTTAGACCCCGTATATCAAAATCTTGATtatgtttttgaagacccatttcgTATCGATCTTAAATGGTCTGGATGGGAATATAGGTTGAAGAAAATGGAGAAACGGGTTAAAAAAATGAAGAAGTTTGCTTCTGCTATGTCAGAATATTATGAAGAGCTTGAAGAGTTGTCGGGTCTAGAGACGAGATTAAAAAAAATGGAATCCAACGGTGTGAATCAAGGGCAATTGCAAGAATTCCGTCAAAAAGTGATTTGGAAACGTGAGGCGGTAAGTGGCTTACGTGAAATGTCTCCATGGGTTCGATCGTATGATTATATCGTCAGATTATTGCTTAGATCGCTTTTCACAATAGTCGAAAGAATCAAGGTTGTTTTCGGAGTGACAACGGAACATACGTCTTCCAAAGTACGAGATTTGTCTCATGGTGGTTGTTTcgtacccaagaattccgtttcGGCTCTTACACGCGCTTCGGTCTATCCGTCCGAAGGTGCTTTCAGGCGATCGATGTCAAATCTTGGGCATCGACCGGTCCTTTGTGGGAGATACCCATCTGCCGCGTGTTCTCCCAGGGTCCACGGTAACTTTCAAAAGAACGGTTTTAGCCCTATCAAAAAAGGATCATTTTCCTTCGGTTCCAAGCGAAGATTGGTTAACGGTCAAGAACCAACCCTTGGGAAAGCGGCTTTAGCTCTACGTTACGCAAACATCATCATATTCATCGAGACATTAGCCACGTCTCCTCGGGTCATAAGTTCTGAAGCAAGAGAAGACTTATACGACATGTTAACAACAAATCTTAAACAATCACTTAGACAAAAACTGATTTTATCCAAAAGGGAATCTTTGTTAGCCTACGACGAACGTGTTGCATTAGGCCGAAGATCTTCGGTCCAAAGGATTCTAGATTGGTTATCTCCACTCGCGCATAACATGATAAAATGGTATTCTGAGAGAAATTTCGAGAAGCAGCCCATGGGTTCGGAAGGAAATGTTCTTTTGGTCCGAACTTTGTACTATGCAGATCAAGCAATGAGTGAAATCGTGATCACGGAACTAATAGTGGGACTTCATTATGTTTCCAGGTTTAGTCAAGAACTCACTGACAGATCTTTAATGGGGTCTGCATAA